The genome window gacaaCGTGGCTTGCAGACGAAGGTTTTGGAGTAGTGGCTTCTCGTGGAAGGAAGGGAGCTTGTTTCCGCCAGGAAGATTGTTCGAGGCACTATAAGTAGGAGGCATGAGGATGGTTAGAAATGCAAGATACCGAAATGGATCCTCGGCAAGTTTGGAAGGAATACTTGAGGGAGTTGTGTTTCCCATCCAACGACTCgtccgatgaagaagatgatttgTTCATGGACGGTATGAGAGCTTGGCAAGCCGACCTGGAGGAATCAGAGAGGCGACCATGGGGCGGCTTAGTCCCAGGTCGAAAGCGTATCAACCGGTATCGGCGCGAGGGCCATATGAGGTTGTTCAACGACTACTTTGCCGATCCCCCCGTGTACCCCGACTACATATTTCGACGCAGGTATTGTTACATTCGCAAGTGTTAATGTTTCAAAAATTGGTGTGTTGTTCGTAATCATGTGCGTTGTTGCAGGTTCCGGATGAAACGCAACCTGTTTCTGAAGATAGTTGCAGCTGTTGAAGAGAAGGGCCCCTGGTTCGTGCAGCGGAGAAACGCAGCTGGAGAGCTCGGGCTGTCGGCATTGCAAAAAGTGACTGCGGCATTTCGTATGCTAGCATACGATGTGCCGGCCGATTCTCTCGATGAGTGCCTTCGGCTTGGTGAGAGCACCATCATTGAGAGTATGCGACGTTTCGTCAATGCTGTTGTGCAGGTATTCGGCGATGAGTACCTTCGTTCTCCTAATGAGGAGGACACTGCGCGGTTGCTAGCCATCAACTCGCGCAGAGGCTTCCCCGGGATGTTAGGAAGCGTTGATTGtatgcattggaggtggaagaactgccCTACGGCGTGGGCCGGGTCTTACACGGGGCATGTTAACGCTCCAACTATCATTCTTGAGGCGGTAGCGTCGCAGGACCTGTGGATCTGGCATGCGTTTTTCGGCATG of Phragmites australis chromosome 3, lpPhrAust1.1, whole genome shotgun sequence contains these proteins:
- the LOC133910433 gene encoding uncharacterized protein LOC133910433; translated protein: MDPRQVWKEYLRELCFPSNDSSDEEDDLFMDGMRAWQADLEESERRPWGGLVPGRKRINRYRREGHMRLFNDYFADPPVYPDYIFRRRFRMKRNLFLKIVAAVEEKGPWFVQRRNAAGELGLSALQKVTAAFRMLAYDVPADSLDECLRLGESTIIESMRRFVNAVVQVFGDEYLRSPNEEDTARLLAINSRRGFPGMLGSVDCMHWRWKNCPTAWAGSYTGHVNAPTIILEAVASQDLWIWHAFFGMPGSLNDINVLHRSHLLDDLDAGEAPKVNYTINGHEYTMGYYLADGIYPEWATFVKPIPSPVGRKRQHFVVQQAAARKDVELAFGVLQSRFPIVRGATRLWDEETLSAIMTACIIMHNMIIEDEREDDDVDYVYEGAGEDVQASHDVTSPLMVLSQRYNAIRCKQSHVHLREDLVEHLWQLHGGDF